A stretch of Paludisphaera borealis DNA encodes these proteins:
- a CDS encoding HNH endonuclease signature motif containing protein, protein MPDIPYFTGRPDGRIPQHKPPPPRTESAEGRKARKKIYNSAAWKKCRALALRRQPLCPECLKNGVHSPSVEVHHVKDLAEGGDQYSLDNLQPLCKMHHGTVTRWRMYQGKHDDGQTRPTT, encoded by the coding sequence ATGCCTGACATCCCGTACTTCACCGGCCGACCCGACGGCCGCATTCCGCAGCACAAGCCGCCCCCGCCTCGGACGGAGTCGGCCGAAGGGCGGAAGGCTCGAAAGAAGATCTATAACAGCGCCGCATGGAAGAAGTGCCGAGCACTGGCGTTAAGGCGTCAGCCGTTGTGCCCGGAGTGCCTGAAGAATGGCGTCCACTCGCCCAGCGTGGAAGTCCATCACGTCAAAGACCTGGCCGAAGGCGGCGACCAGTACAGCCTCGATAACCTTCAGCCGCTCTGCAAGATGCACCACGGCACCGTCACCCGCTGGCGAATGTATCAAGGGAAGCACGACGATGGCCAAACGCGGCCGACGACCTGA
- a CDS encoding P27 family phage terminase small subunit has protein sequence MAKRGRRPDPPELRIAKQNAGKTYGPFATIREAGEPDKPETISSDPYASEIWDRLVAMLTDRKILSPADQGIMVAYCSAYSTVVRCRKLLQPKVDPKTGAIHDPFVVFNEITGATKANGLLGTLSGAERSLASFASSLGLTPVDRGRAAVIEDLEQRDELEDILAG, from the coding sequence ATGGCCAAACGCGGCCGACGACCTGACCCGCCCGAACTACGGATCGCGAAGCAGAACGCCGGCAAGACCTACGGCCCGTTCGCCACGATCCGCGAAGCCGGCGAGCCGGACAAGCCCGAGACCATATCGTCCGATCCGTACGCCAGCGAGATATGGGATCGGTTGGTCGCCATGCTGACCGATCGCAAGATCCTCTCGCCCGCCGATCAAGGAATCATGGTCGCGTACTGCTCGGCTTACTCTACTGTCGTACGTTGCCGCAAACTTCTCCAACCCAAGGTCGACCCCAAGACCGGCGCGATTCACGATCCCTTCGTCGTGTTCAACGAGATCACCGGCGCGACCAAGGCCAACGGTTTGCTCGGCACGCTCTCGGGCGCCGAAAGGTCGCTCGCGTCGTTCGCGTCGTCACTCGGCCTGACTCCCGTCGATCGCGGTCGTGCTGCCGTGATTGAAGACCTGGAACAGCGTGACGAACTTGAGGACATCCTGGCTGGTTGA
- a CDS encoding terminase large subunit, translated as MPLTIENFNPIVTPSDREALKLGFRFDREKANRPVKFIERICKQSMGEFSGKPLLLLDWQKQALWRAFGWVDADGYRRHRELFIFVPKKNGKTELVSALSLYLLMGEDEAVPKIALAAVDKKQAGAMWEEADRMIKASPFLEARLNSVEFHKRIRYAKNQGEILTHSSDVDSKEGGSLSAVLIDELHLWTKYRRKAWNVYAGSGAARRQPLKVVISTAGNDRESVMWEQLCRARKIESGELIDPYMCAVLFGPNDGEEVDPHSKETWFRFNPSLGHTMSLTGFQADYEAAKSTPSDFADWKQRRLNVWTTKTNRFIDIETWNRCESPRTPEAIQESAELSFAGTDLSDLRDMTAVSIITGSVPTGFDIKIRAWMTRVEAERKQAQYGIPLMLWVEQGFLELCPGPRIDLDMVRDAIEEEFERHRFSSLFVDPWNAREMNLALQAKGVPVTEIRQGMQSLSQPTKELDRLIAEGKWRHGGNPLYTWTASNCEVERDKNNNFMLRKPSGYEKIDPMAASVNALAAAIANAGVKPKQIITVAPKIYWS; from the coding sequence ATGCCGCTCACAATCGAGAACTTCAACCCGATCGTCACGCCCTCGGATCGCGAAGCCCTCAAGCTTGGGTTCCGGTTCGACCGCGAGAAGGCCAATCGCCCGGTCAAGTTCATCGAACGGATCTGCAAACAGTCGATGGGCGAGTTCAGCGGCAAGCCTCTCTTGCTTCTCGATTGGCAGAAGCAAGCCTTATGGCGAGCATTCGGATGGGTTGACGCCGACGGCTATCGAAGGCATCGCGAGCTGTTCATCTTCGTGCCCAAAAAGAACGGCAAGACCGAGCTTGTCAGTGCGTTGAGCCTTTACTTATTGATGGGAGAGGATGAAGCGGTCCCCAAGATCGCCCTCGCGGCCGTCGACAAGAAGCAAGCGGGCGCGATGTGGGAAGAAGCCGATCGGATGATCAAGGCTTCGCCCTTCCTGGAAGCCCGGCTGAACAGCGTCGAGTTCCACAAGAGGATCAGATACGCGAAGAACCAGGGCGAGATCCTGACCCATTCCAGCGACGTGGACTCCAAGGAAGGCGGTTCACTGTCGGCCGTTCTGATCGACGAGCTTCACCTCTGGACGAAGTACAGGCGGAAGGCCTGGAACGTCTACGCAGGCTCCGGCGCCGCGAGGCGACAGCCGCTCAAGGTCGTCATCTCGACGGCGGGCAACGACCGCGAATCGGTCATGTGGGAGCAACTGTGCCGAGCAAGGAAGATCGAGTCGGGCGAGTTGATCGACCCCTACATGTGCGCGGTTCTATTCGGGCCGAACGACGGCGAGGAAGTCGACCCGCACAGCAAAGAAACCTGGTTCCGCTTCAACCCCAGCCTCGGCCACACCATGTCTCTGACCGGGTTCCAGGCCGACTACGAAGCCGCCAAGAGCACGCCTTCGGACTTCGCCGACTGGAAGCAACGCCGCCTGAACGTCTGGACGACGAAGACGAACCGATTCATCGACATCGAGACATGGAATCGGTGCGAGTCGCCGAGGACGCCGGAAGCGATTCAGGAGTCGGCCGAGCTTTCCTTCGCAGGCACGGACTTGAGCGATCTGCGGGACATGACCGCCGTCTCGATCATCACCGGGTCCGTCCCGACGGGTTTCGATATCAAGATTCGCGCGTGGATGACTCGGGTCGAAGCGGAAAGGAAGCAGGCTCAGTACGGCATCCCCCTGATGCTTTGGGTCGAGCAAGGCTTCCTTGAGTTGTGCCCCGGGCCTCGCATCGACCTGGACATGGTCAGAGACGCCATCGAAGAGGAATTCGAGCGCCATCGGTTCTCAAGTCTGTTCGTCGACCCGTGGAATGCCCGCGAGATGAACTTGGCCCTGCAAGCCAAGGGCGTTCCCGTCACGGAGATCCGCCAGGGCATGCAGAGCCTTTCGCAGCCGACGAAGGAACTGGACCGCCTGATCGCCGAAGGCAAGTGGCGGCACGGCGGCAACCCGCTCTACACGTGGACGGCGTCGAACTGCGAAGTCGAGCGGGACAAGAACAACAACTTCATGCTCAGGAAGCCATCCGGCTACGAAAAGATCGACCCGATGGCGGCGTCGGTCAACGCCCTTGCAGCCGCGATAGCGAACGCAGGCGTCAAGCCCAAGCAAATCATCACGGTCGCCCCCAAAATCTACTGGTCCTAA